The genomic segment GATGCCGAGCCCCTGGGCGCAGGCCGACACGGCGAGCTCGGAGAGGTAGCAGCTCCAGGTGAAATCGGTCAGGCCGCGCGCAATGCCGACAAGCGGTCCGTCGGGCCGTTCGAGCCGTGCCGTCACGATGATATCCGCGGCGGAGATCATGGCCGCAAGCCGGGCTTCGTCGTCGACCGGGCGAATCCCGCCCAGTCCGGATTCGACCAGAACGCGCCTGAAATCTTCCGTGTCGACGCTGTCCTGCCTTCCATAGTGCACGGTTCGGGAGTTGGTCATGATCTTGCCCATTCTTGCAGGGTAATGTGCCCGGGCTTTTGCTCGAGGGGGCTTTCGGGTTGACGAGCCGGCGGTGACGAATGACGACATATCTTTCGGCAACGAGGGGTTGGCGTACACACGACCGGATTCGCGCGAGGCTTGACCCCCTCGACGGCATTTGTTTTATCCAACGCGGCGCGGCGGGGCTCGCGCCATCTTCACGTGTAATCCGCTTGTGGCCAGTCGCAAGTTGATTTCCGCAAACCGGGGCGGTGCGCGGCGGGTAGGGGGAGCCCGAGGCGGCCGGGAAAGGACATTCATGGACAAGGTCAAGGAACTCTACCTCCCCTCCGACGAGGCGGCGGCGGCGAAGGCTGCGGCGAAGGACTACAAGTCCTGGGACCTCACGCCACGCCAGGTCTGCGACGTGGAAATGCTGCTCGACGGCTCGTTCGCGCCGCTCGAAGGGTTCCTCACCGAGGCCGACTATGACGGCGTGTGCGCGTCGATGCGGCTCGCCTCGGGCGCGCTGTGGCCGATGCCGGTCACGCTCGACGTCACGGAGGCCTTCGCCGGAGAGGTGGAGACGGGCGAGACCATCGCGCTGCGCGACCAGGAGGGCGTGCTGATCGCGCTCATGGAGGTCTCCGACATCTGGACGCCGGACAAGTCGGCGGAGGCCGCCATGGTCTTCGGCGCCGACGACGACAGGCACCCCGCCGTCCACTATCTCAAATACACCGCCGGCCCCGTCTATCTCGGCGGGCGGCTGAAGGGCATCGAGGCCCCGGTCCACTACGATTTCCGCCACCATCGCCACACGCCGAACGAGCTGCGCGCCCTGTTCGACAAATGGGGCTGGCACCGCGTGGTCGCCTTCCAGACCCGCAACCCCCTGCACCGCGCCCATATGGAGCTCACCATGCGCGCCGCCCAGGAGGTGCAGGCCAACCTGCTGATCCATCCCGTGGTCGGCATGACCAAGCCGGGCGATGTGGACCACTTCACGCGGGTGCGCTGCTACGAGGCCATCCTGAACAACTATCCCGAGCAGACCACCACGATGAGCCTGCTCCATCTCGCCATGCGCATGGGCGGCCCGCGCGAGGCGTTGTGGCACGCGATGATCCGCAAGAACTATGGCTGCACCCACTTCATCGTGGGCCGCGACCATGCCGGCCCCGGCAACAACGCCAAGGGCGAGCCCTTCTACGGCCCCTACGATGCCCAGGAACTGGTGCGCGAGCACGAGGACGAGGTCGGCATCAAGATGGTGCCGTTCAAGATGATGGTCTACAGCCAGGACCATGCCCAGTACGTGCCCATGGACGAGGTGGGCGAGGACGAGACCGTCCTCAACATCTCCGGCACGGAGCTGCGCCGGCGCCTGCAGGTCGGGCTCGACATTCCGGAATGGTTCTCCCCGCCGGAGGTCATCAAGGAGCTGCGCCGCACCCATCCGCCGCGCCACCAGCAGGGCTTCACCGTGTTCTTCACCGGCCTGTCCGGCTCCGGCAAGTCGACCATCGCCAATGCGCTCATGGTCAAGCTGATGGAGATGGGCGACCGCCCGGTGACGCTGCTCGACGGCGATATCGTGCGCAAGAACCTGTCGTCGGAGCTCACCTTCT from the Kaustia mangrovi genome contains:
- a CDS encoding GNAT family N-acetyltransferase, translated to MTNSRTVHYGRQDSVDTEDFRRVLVESGLGGIRPVDDEARLAAMISAADIIVTARLERPDGPLVGIARGLTDFTWSCYLSELAVSACAQGLGIGRGLMDETRRELGPAVSLILASVPDAVSFYERIGMATLPDCFWFRREY
- a CDS encoding bifunctional sulfate adenylyltransferase/adenylylsulfate kinase, whose amino-acid sequence is MDKVKELYLPSDEAAAAKAAAKDYKSWDLTPRQVCDVEMLLDGSFAPLEGFLTEADYDGVCASMRLASGALWPMPVTLDVTEAFAGEVETGETIALRDQEGVLIALMEVSDIWTPDKSAEAAMVFGADDDRHPAVHYLKYTAGPVYLGGRLKGIEAPVHYDFRHHRHTPNELRALFDKWGWHRVVAFQTRNPLHRAHMELTMRAAQEVQANLLIHPVVGMTKPGDVDHFTRVRCYEAILNNYPEQTTTMSLLHLAMRMGGPREALWHAMIRKNYGCTHFIVGRDHAGPGNNAKGEPFYGPYDAQELVREHEDEVGIKMVPFKMMVYSQDHAQYVPMDEVGEDETVLNISGTELRRRLQVGLDIPEWFSPPEVIKELRRTHPPRHQQGFTVFFTGLSGSGKSTIANALMVKLMEMGDRPVTLLDGDIVRKNLSSELTFSKEHRDLNIRRIGFVAGEITKNGGVALCAPIAPYAATRREVRSMIEQYGAFCEIHVATPLEICEERDRKGLYAKARAGIIKQFTGIDDPYEEPEAPELKIDTVKVSPDEAAHQVILKLESLGLIR